AACACGCTGCGCCAAGGACGATGCCCTGCAAGCCTTGGCAGACGCCATCGTGTTGAGCGCACCAGGGGCCGATGCTCGGCTCAAGGACCTCTCTCACGGCGCGAACGGGGAGCTGAGCCCCGGCACCCAAGTCGGCAACCTGAGTGTCGTGCGCAAGATCGGCGAGGGCGGACTGGGTGTCGTCTACCTCTGCGAGCCGGCCCAGCGCGGAGGCGCCGAGCGTGTTGCGCTCAAAGTCATTCGGCCCGAATACGCCCACGACCGCTCGGCGGTGCAGCGTTACAAGACGCTTTCAAGGCTCATGCAGTCCATGCGTCTTCCCGGTTTTGCGCCGATAGTAGGTGTCGGACAACTGGAAGATGCTCGGCCGTGGGTGGCAGCCCAGTATGTGGACGGTCAGACCCTTGCCGAGCGGGTCAACGTAAGCCGTGGTCTCGGTTTCGGGGCGGCGCTTCCGATCTTCCGCGATGTCTTGACCGCCCTGCAGGAGCTGCACACCCGGGGCATCGTGCACGGTGACCTCAAGACAGAGAACGTCCTGTTGATGTCGGGTGCCGAACCCCATGCAGTCTTGGTCGACTGCGGGACCGACCGTCTGCTTTCGCGCGTGAGCTTGAAGCAGGAACGCACCGGGTCGCTGGCATTTCTCGGCACGCCCAAGGCTCTGGCACCCGAGCTCGTGAGCGGCGGGACACCGAGCGTCGAAAGCGACATCTACGCCGCTGGCGTGTTGGTTTACGAAGTACTGGTGGGGAGGCCACCGTTCGTGGCCGATCACCCCATCGACGTGGTCGCGCAACACCTGTCTGCGCTTGCGGAGCCGCCCACGAGTCAGGTGCGCAGGGAACGCCTGCCCAAGGCCGTCGACGCCGCCGTGCTCCGGGCGCTCGCCAAGAACCCGAGACAGCGCAGCGAATCGGCAGCCGAGCTGCTGCAAGCCCTGGAGAGCGTTGCGCGCCATTCGGTGCCTCCGCCGCGCCCGGCAGCCTCCGCTCGCGCACGTTTCGATCAGGCGGCGCAGCGGCTGCGCGAGCGCCCGAGCGAAGAGGAGCGCGTGCTGGAGCTCGAGCAAATAGCCACCGAAACCGGCATGTGGGAGGAGACCGCGGAGGCCTACGCGCAAGTGGTAGCTAGTATAGAGGATCCCGTGGACCAGCTGGGCCTACGGCTGCGCACCGCGAGGATCTACGACAAGGAGCTGGACGACGCACAGACCGCGGAGCAGGCCTACGCACAGGTTCTCGAAATCGACGCGGAAAACCCCGTGGCTCTGGCCGGAATCGAGACGCTGAGGCGAGCCCGGGGCGACGCTGGCTCGCTCAGCGAGCTGCTGCTGTCAAAGATCGAGAAGGAGCAGAGCCTGCCCCGTCGTGCGGATCTGCTGGCAGAGCTCGCCGCGCTGTACGACGAAAAACTCGACGACACCGAAGCCGCGTTCGCCGCCTGGGTCCAGGCGCTCGGCGATGCTCCGCGCGACCAGCGCGCGCTGCGCGAGGTCGAACGCCTCGGCACCACGCCCGACCGCTGGCAGCTGGCGGTCGCCACACTGACCGAAGTGGCCGAGCAGCTGGCCGCGAGCTTCAGCCACGAACAGGAGGCCGGCGAAGGACTGGAGGGTGGCGAAGGACTAGAGGGCGGCGAAGGACTAGCAGGTGCAACCGGCGCTGAAGGCTCCAAACAAGTGCTGCAGCAAGCCACGCGGCGGGTCGCCTTGCTGCGCGAAAACCTGGAGGAGCTGACCCAGCGCGCCACCGAGGCGGCATCGAGACTCGAAGACACCGAACGAGCCGCCGAGGAAGCGCACCTTGCCGCCGAGCGAGCCGTCGACGCCTACGAGGCGCATCAAGCCGCAGCCGAGGCCGAAGGGGCTACCGAAGAAGCGCACCAGGCCGCGACCGAGGCGGCCAGCGTGGCAGAGGTGCGCGTGCAGGAGGCTGAAGAACTGCGCCTGCAGTCCGAGGCTGCCGCAAGCGAGGTCGAAAAGACCCAGCAAGCGGTGCAAGGTGCGCAGCGCGAGGTCGAGGCCGCGCGAGCCGAGCGCGATGCCGCCGCCGCGCGCGAAGACGAGCATGCCGAAAGAAAGACGTTGCCCGAGCACGGCAGCGCAGAAGCCGATCGCAAACAGGGGGCCGCGGACCTTGTTCAGCTTCATGTCATCCTGGGGCGCTGGTACGCCGAGCGGCTGAATCGTCCCGACCTGGCGCTGCCCGCGTTCTCCAACGCCTTATCGATCGATCCCGCCAACGAGCGAGCGTTCGATGCGATGGCGGAGATCTACCGCATCTCGCAGTCGTGGCCCGAGCTTGTGGGCGTTCTGTCCCAGCGCGCGGAGAGCGCCTCCAACCCGGTCAAGGCACGCGACTTCCGCGCGGAGGCCGCGGTGATCACGGCACAGAAGCTGCACGACATCCCCGAAGCCGAGCGCCAGCTGCGCTGGGTGTTGAAACAGGACCCCGCGCACCCGGTCGCCAGTGCGGCCTTGCGGGACCTGTTGAAGCAGCGCGGCGATAGCGAGGCGCTTACCGAGTTGTTGGCGAAGCAGGCGGTCGTGACTCAGGGACCAGGCAAGGCCGAGCTGCTCAACGAGCTTGCACAGAGCTACGAACAGCGACCCGGCAAGACGGAGGAAGCAGCCGTGCACTACGCGGCCGCAGTGGAAGCCGACCACCGTAATCTAACGGCGCTGCAAGGGCTCGAACGCTGCTACACGGAGCTAGGTAATTTCGGTCCAGTGGCGGACGTGATTCAAGCACAGTTGGAGCTCGCAGCCACGCCAAAGCAGAAAGCCGAGCTGCTGGAGCGGCTTGGAAGTGTGGCCGAGCAACGGCTCGACGATCCGCAAAGGGCCGCGGCCGCGTTCGAGCAGATCGTGGGAATCGACCCGGATCACGAGGTGGCGAACAGCGCTCTGGCGCGCATCTATCGGCGCCTCCAGCGGCTCGACGACGTCGCAGCTACCCTGGAACGCCATGCCCAGGTCACCTCGGACCACCAGCGCAAGGTGTCTTTGCTGCTTGAACAGGCCAACGTGTTGATGGCGGACCTCGGAGCGCCGGAGCGCGCCGCGCGAGTCCTCGAGCGCGTGCTGTCGTTGCACGATCAGCACCCCGAAGCACTGGAAGCCATGGCGCGGCTCAAGGCACAGTCCGGGGACGCGGAAGCTGCCTTGGAGGCGATCGATCGACTGGCATCGGGCGAAGGCGACCCCGGAAAGCGGGCCGCCTTACGAGTGCGCGCGGCGCGCCTGTTGCAGGAGCACGGGGACAAGGATCGCGCGATCGAACGCTACAAAGCTGCGCTAGCCGATGACGCCGGCACGGTCGAGGCTTTGCACGCATTGCGTACCCTGGTTGCAGAGCGCGGCGACCACCAGGGAGCGATCGAGTTGATCGAGCACGAGCTCGGCGTGACGCAACAACCCGCGGCCCAAGCACAGCTGTTCGCAGAGCTGGGTCAGCTGTACCAGAACGAGCTTGAAGAGGACGAAAAGGCGGGCGAAGCATTCATCCGGGCCCTCGAGCTCGATCCGAATTGCATGCAAGCCGCTCTAGGTGTTGGCGAGATCGGCTATCGTCGCGGCGACTACGCGCTGGCCGCGGAACAGCTCGCGCCGTTGCTCGAAGACGACTGTGGTCTCAAGCCCGGCGTCCAGCGTGACCTTTGCCTGCTGGCAGCAGACAGCTTCCAGCGCCTCGGCAACCTCGACAAGGCGCAGCAGGCCGTGCAGCGTGCCATCCAGGCGGACCCCGACAACCCCGAAGCACGCGAGCGCTTTGCAGCGCTGCTCGTCGAGACGGGGGATGCAGCAGCTGCCGAAAGGGCGTACCGCGAGTTGCTGCGGCGCTTCGAACGTAAGCTGGATGTGACACAGCGCGTGCGGCTGTTGCTGTCGGCGGGAGATGCCGCTCTCAAGAACGGCAACGTGCGGCGGGCGATCGATTGGTTCCGGATGGCAGCGGAAATCCGGCCCCAGAGTCCAGACGTGCTCGAAGCGTTGAGCCGCGGCTACCGCGAAGCGCGCCAGTGGAGCGAGCTGATAGATACCTTGCAGTTGCGAGCCAAGCTGGCCAGCGCGAGCGACCGCTTCCAGCTTCTTGTGGATATCGGGGAAGTCTTCAGCGAGCACTTGGGTGATCGCGACGCTGCCGCCACGCACTACGTCGCTGCGCTTGAGCTGCATTCCGACGATCGCAACCTCTTGACGCGACTGATGGCTCTGTACTCGGATGGTCAGGATTGGCCGCGCCTCATCGAGGTCATCCTGCGCATCGCGAAGATGATCGACGAGCCAACCCAGCTTGCCAAGTACTACAATACCGCAGCCACCATCGCTCAGAACGAGCTCGGCCGCTACCAGGAGGCTGCCGACTACTACGAGGCAGCTCTTGCAAGCGATGCGGGTTTGACCCAGGCGTTCGCCGGATTGGTCGAGTGCTTGTCGCACAATCAGGACTGGGAGCGGCTGGAGCAGACCTACCTCGCGCAGGCGCAGCGACTCGCGCAATCCGCCGAGGCCTCGGAGCTGGCCGTTTTGCATGACGCGCGGGGCGAAGTGCTCGAAAGCCACTTGGGCCGTCTCGAAGGCGCCGTGGCGGCCTACGAGGAAGCACAGCGGCTGCAGCCGGACAACCGCAAGCGCAACGAGCACCTCACCAGCATCTATACAGCCGAGCCCGCTCGCTTCTTCGACAAAGCCATCGAGGCCCATCACCGCACGCTCAGCCTCAACGCGTACAAGATCGAGTCCTACCAGGCGTTACGTCGCATCTATACAGGCATGAAGATGGCGGATGCCTCGTGGTGCCTGTGCCAGGCCCTGCGTTCGCTGAGCATGGCCGACATCGAGGAAGAGCGCTTCTTCAAGAAATATCGAACGCTTCGATTACCTCGGATCGCACAGTCGGTAAGCGAGGACATGTGGAACACGTTGATCACGCACCCGCAGCAGGAGCCGCTCGTCACGCGGATCTTCTCGGTCGTTGCTTCGTGCGCAGTGACAGGTCTCGGACAAGCTCCCGCTGCCTTCGGTGTCTCGGAACAGAAGCGGGCCGACCCAGAAAACGACTCCGCGGCGATGACCCAGATGCTCGCCTACGTCGCGGCTACGCTGCAGATACCTCTGCCGGTGCTTTACCACCGGCCCGGCGACCCTGGCGGCGTGTCGTTCCTGCTCACGGCCCCGCCCTCCATTGGCATGGGCGAAGCGGCTAGAGGGGGCGGGCCCGAGCAAGCGCTAGCCTTTGTCGCAGCCAGGCACCTATCGTTCTATCATCAGGGCCATGTCCTGCGATACGTAGTGCCCACAGGCACCGGTCTTCGGGGCTGGCTGATCGCTGCCATCAAGCTGCACACGCCCCAGTTCCCGGTACCAGCGAACTTGACACAGAAAGTGAACGCGCGCCTGCGGCTGCTGCAGGCGCAGATCATGGGCCCACAGCGCGAGTTGCTGAGAAGCCTTACTCAGCGATTGCTGCAAGAGCAACCCGAGCTGGATCTCAGGCGTTGGATCGCCGGAGTCGACCTTACGGCGGACCGTGTTGGCTTGGTCTTGGCAAACGACCTCAAGGTGTCCAAGGCAGTCATCGACGCTAGCCCCGAGGATGGCGCGGCGGTTCCTCGCAAGGAGCGTGTTCGCCAGCTGTTGTTGTACAGCGTTTCGCCGGAGTACTTCCGACTCAGGCAAGAGCTCGGCATCTCCTTGGGCTAAGGTAAGGGCCCGAACGCGAACGTGTCCGCAGGGCTCGATCGTGGTAGAGTGGTCAGTGCGCAGGCGCATGCCCACCTCGCAACCGCCCAAGCTCACATCGGTTCAAGAAAGTACCGCGATTCGCGGGGGGAGCGCGATTCACGAAAAGAACACGGCTGGCGCGGAGGGCGCGGCACGGCTACAGAGCGCCGATCGCGGCAAGAAGGCCGGGACCGTCGCGGCCGACGTCGAAGTCGCAGACACCGGGTTGCTGCTGGCGCTGACCGGTCCCGAGGCGAGGCGACTGTCGATCCTGGAGCAGGAATTCGGTATCGAGGCCGGACTGCGCGGCAACACCATTCGGCTGAAGGGGGCAGAAGGTGACGTCAGAAAGGCCGAGCGAGCGTTGGCCGAGCTCTTCGACGCGCTGCAACACGGAGCCACGATGTCGGACGCGGATATGGCGTTCAGCATCCGGACTCTGCAGCAGGATCCTGAGGTCAAGCTTCGCAATGTGTTCCAGGACGTTGTTCTCACAGCGATGCGGGGCCGCAAGGTCACGCCCAAGGGTCTCGCACAGAAACGGTACGTGGAGGCCATCCGCACCCACGATATCGTGTTTGGAGTTGGACCGGCCGGCACGGGCAAGACCTACCTGGCCATGGCCATGGCAGTCAGCGATCTGCGGCAGCAACGCATCTCACGCATCATACTGGCTAGACCCGCGGTCGAGGCGGGTGAGAAGCTCGGCTTCTTGCCGGGCGACCTGGCGGAAAAAGTCAATCCCTACCTGAGGCCGCTGTACGACGCGCTGCACGACATGATGGACCCCGAAACCGCGCACGGCCTCATCACACGGGGCAGCATCGAGGTGGCGCCGCTCGCCTTCATGCGCGGACGCACACTCAACGACAGCTTCGTAATCCTCGACGAAGCTCAAAACACGACCATCCCTCAGATGAAGATGTTTCTGACCAGACTGGGGGTATGCTCCAAGGCAGTGATCACCGGCGATGTGACGCAGGTCGACTTGCCTGAGGCAACCTCGAGCGGTCTATCCGATGCACTGCAGCTGCTGGACAACACCACCGGCATCAAATGCTGCTGGTTCACCGATCAAGACGTCGTGCGCCACGCGCTGGTCGAGCGCATCGTGCAGGCATACGACCGGCGTGATGCGGGTCAGGCTGCGTCCGCGCCGCGAGCTCCCATCGACGCGCGCTGACGTCTCCTTTTGAGGCTCTAGCAACGAAAGTCAGCTCGCGTTGAGCACGGCAAGGATCTGCTCGTGAAGCAGGCCGTTGGACACCACGATGCCGCCGCTGTCGGTCCTGGGCTCCCCATGCAGGTCGCTGTACCGTCCGCCCGCTTCCCGGACGATGCAGCAAGCCGCGGAACAGTCCCAGCGTCGATCCACTGGGCTGACCAGCGCGTCGAGCCGACCTGCTGCGACGCATCCATGAGAGTAGGCGTCCATGAACCCATACGAATAGCTCCAGCGCGCCTCCAGCGCGAGCAGTCGCGTACCAAGCGGCTCATCCCCCAAGAACGCGGCGCCGAAGGTCGAGCCCATCGCTTCTGCGAGCGCCCTGGTCGTGGACACGCGCAGCCGCTGACCATTGAGGAACGCTCCACTTCCTGCGCTCCCCCAGTAGGTCTCCCCCAACGCCGGCAGGTGAATCACCCCCACGACCGGCGTTCCGTCCACCTCCAGCGAAACCAAGGCCGAGTGGGTGGGAATGCCGCGCAGGAATGGCCGAGTTCCATCCAGGGGGTCGACCACCCAGATGCGCCCGCTGCTGCCGGCCACGGGCGGCAACTCTTCCCCTACGAGCCCGTCGTCTGGAAACGCCGCCAGCAACTCCTCCCGGATGAGCACCTCGCACGCCGTGTCCACCTCCGACACCGGCGTGTCGTCGACTTTGCGCTGCACCGCCCCAACTTCGCTGCGCCTGGCAAGCTGCAGCGCACCAGCTCGCTGCGCTGCGCGCCATGCCACCGCCAGCTCGCTGCGCCACTGGACGGCTTTACTCATGGCGTCCAATCCCGGCAATTGACCCAATGGTGCAAGCGTGACCTCGCACGCGTGCGGTGCATGGCACATCCCTCGACGGCACATCCCCGGCCAAGCGCCCAAGGGCGCGCACGCTCCGGCCTGCGGACAACGGCGGCCGTGCCTGCAGCAGGAGGTCGCGGGGGCTGTGCCTTACACCATCATGTCATTACACCATGTCTTTGAGCTTCTTGAGCGGCCGTATCTTGATCACGGTGCGCGCCGGCTTGGCCTTGAAGACGGTCTCCTCCTTCGTGAAGGGGTTGATGCCTTTGCGGGCCTTGGTGGCGGGCTTGTGGGTGGTTGTGATCTTGAACAGGCCGGGCAGCGCGAACTGGCCGGCTGAGCGCTTTTTGATGTGGCGCTCGATCAGTACGCCAAGCTCATCAAGGACCGAAGACACCTGCTTCTTGGACAGCTGGGTGCTCTCCGCGAGCTCGGTCAAGATGGCGGTCTTGTTGTAGGGCTCTTTGATTGCAGTGGTCTTGGACATGATGCCCAAACCTTACGCGACAACATTCAAGAAAAAAAGCCAATTCTGCACGCGACCGAGCCTGTTTCGCGACTAGGGCTACGCCGTGCCGAGTCTGCGATGCCGATGCCCTCCGGCTCAGGGCTCATGCCAAAAAAGCCGCTTCGTGCCGACGGCTCCGGCCACACCTCTGGCCGGTGTTGGCGAGCCTCGCGCAAGTACCGGCACCCGTAGCAGCGCTACACGGCAGCGGGGAGCGAGGAGGCAAGCCGGGCCGGAGCGAAAGACGCAGGATTGCAGGGGATTCAGACTGTTCGGCGCTCTAGCGCTGCCAGCAGGTCGCCGTTCGAAAAGGGCTTTCGGAGAAACCCGTCAACGAACGCAGGTAGCGTGGAAAGCCGCAAGGACTCGTCGCCGGACATGAGTACGCGGCGAGCTTGGGGCGCCAGCGCCTGGATGCTTGCAAGCAGATCGAGTCCAACCGGCTCGGGCATCTCGTAGTCCACGATGGCTACGTCGATGGCGCTGTTCCGGATCAGCGAGAGGGCCTGCTCAGGTCCCTTGGCGATCTGGACTCGGTGCTTGGCACTCAAGGAGCGGCGAAGGCAGCGAAGCATGCTCTCCTGATCGTCCACCACCAACACGTTTAGGCGCCCACTCATCTCTGATCCACCGTCCAAACGCTCAAGCTCAACAAAAACCGGGTCCACCCCAGGGACCATCCACCTTTGTTGGCTTAGCAAAACATGCCCATTGGGCAATACGACATGACCTGCCGGGCAAACGTGGTCCCTCGACATCATGCCGACTACGCCTGCGCGCTTCGACCGCGGATCGGCCGCCACCGCAGCCGCTCCGCCAGGCTGTTGCCCATCGATGGGGTAGCCCGCAGTGGGCGGCCTGTGCAGGCCATGCGGGGCTAGCGGGTGCGGCGTTGATCGCCACGGCTCCGTTCTCGGCGCTTGGACCGGTCGCGTCGCAATGACTCGCGCAGCTGGCGCAAGCGCTTGGCTATCCCGATCAGCAACTCGACGTCGGACGCGGGCAACGTAGCGGCGATCTGACCGAGCTCCTCTACGACCCCGCTGGCGGGCGCTTCGGTATAGCCTTCGGCGCTGCGTAGCACGTCGGCCACGCTCACACCGAGCGCCCCGGAAAGGTTCGCGAGCGACTCCAGGCGAGCCTGCCGCTTGCCAGCCTCGATACGGGCCACGTACGAGGTGGTGAGCTTCGCAGCTTCGGCCAGCTGCTCCTGCGTCCAGTCACGCCGTTTGCGTAGCTCCGCGATCCTGCAGCCGATTTCCTCGTAAATGGTTCCCATGGAGCCGTGCCCCATAGGTATAGCCGCGCTGACCACCGGGCCATGGCCCATAAGACAATTGCTGGTTGCCCACGAGTCATGCGTCGACCCTGACTAGCAGCCAGCCACCTCGGGTTTCAATGACCCTTTGGGGTTAGGGCACGCCGGATGGAAGCGGAAGCGCGCCCCCGCGCCACAGCCCCCCGCGACGCGCAGCCACACCAAGCCGGCCAGGACGCGACTGGTCACGGCGCCGGGTATAACCGGCACGCGGCGCGTGGTCATCGAGCACGTGAATTGAAACGGGGACATCGCTGTGCGATACACGATGCATGATACCTTTGACGGGCAGCAGCACCTCCGGAGACCAGCCGCATCCGATCTTCGTGGTGGCAGAGGAGGACTACGGGCAGTGGAAGGCCGCTCAAGACACGCGCGTACAGAACTGGTTGGACAGTCGTGGCTTTCGACCGAACGCGAACGCATGGTCGGCGCTGCCCGGAGAGGGGGGAGCGCTCACCGGTGTGCTCGTCGTCGCGAACGAAACGCCGAGCATGTTCCAGCTCGCCGAGTTGGCGAGCATGCTGCCCGCGAAGCCCTTCCGCGTAGCTACGAACGTCTCCGAGCCCACGCTGGCCCAG
This is a stretch of genomic DNA from Pseudomonadota bacterium. It encodes these proteins:
- a CDS encoding PhoH family protein gives rise to the protein MVEWSVRRRMPTSQPPKLTSVQESTAIRGGSAIHEKNTAGAEGAARLQSADRGKKAGTVAADVEVADTGLLLALTGPEARRLSILEQEFGIEAGLRGNTIRLKGAEGDVRKAERALAELFDALQHGATMSDADMAFSIRTLQQDPEVKLRNVFQDVVLTAMRGRKVTPKGLAQKRYVEAIRTHDIVFGVGPAGTGKTYLAMAMAVSDLRQQRISRIILARPAVEAGEKLGFLPGDLAEKVNPYLRPLYDALHDMMDPETAHGLITRGSIEVAPLAFMRGRTLNDSFVILDEAQNTTIPQMKMFLTRLGVCSKAVITGDVTQVDLPEATSSGLSDALQLLDNTTGIKCCWFTDQDVVRHALVERIVQAYDRRDAGQAASAPRAPIDAR
- a CDS encoding inositol monophosphatase, encoding MSKAVQWRSELAVAWRAAQRAGALQLARRSEVGAVQRKVDDTPVSEVDTACEVLIREELLAAFPDDGLVGEELPPVAGSSGRIWVVDPLDGTRPFLRGIPTHSALVSLEVDGTPVVGVIHLPALGETYWGSAGSGAFLNGQRLRVSTTRALAEAMGSTFGAAFLGDEPLGTRLLALEARWSYSYGFMDAYSHGCVAAGRLDALVSPVDRRWDCSAACCIVREAGGRYSDLHGEPRTDSGGIVVSNGLLHEQILAVLNAS
- a CDS encoding HU family DNA-binding protein, which translates into the protein MSKTTAIKEPYNKTAILTELAESTQLSKKQVSSVLDELGVLIERHIKKRSAGQFALPGLFKITTTHKPATKARKGINPFTKEETVFKAKPARTVIKIRPLKKLKDMV
- a CDS encoding protein kinase: MADAIVLSAPGADARLKDLSHGANGELSPGTQVGNLSVVRKIGEGGLGVVYLCEPAQRGGAERVALKVIRPEYAHDRSAVQRYKTLSRLMQSMRLPGFAPIVGVGQLEDARPWVAAQYVDGQTLAERVNVSRGLGFGAALPIFRDVLTALQELHTRGIVHGDLKTENVLLMSGAEPHAVLVDCGTDRLLSRVSLKQERTGSLAFLGTPKALAPELVSGGTPSVESDIYAAGVLVYEVLVGRPPFVADHPIDVVAQHLSALAEPPTSQVRRERLPKAVDAAVLRALAKNPRQRSESAAELLQALESVARHSVPPPRPAASARARFDQAAQRLRERPSEEERVLELEQIATETGMWEETAEAYAQVVASIEDPVDQLGLRLRTARIYDKELDDAQTAEQAYAQVLEIDAENPVALAGIETLRRARGDAGSLSELLLSKIEKEQSLPRRADLLAELAALYDEKLDDTEAAFAAWVQALGDAPRDQRALREVERLGTTPDRWQLAVATLTEVAEQLAASFSHEQEAGEGLEGGEGLEGGEGLAGATGAEGSKQVLQQATRRVALLRENLEELTQRATEAASRLEDTERAAEEAHLAAERAVDAYEAHQAAAEAEGATEEAHQAATEAASVAEVRVQEAEELRLQSEAAASEVEKTQQAVQGAQREVEAARAERDAAAAREDEHAERKTLPEHGSAEADRKQGAADLVQLHVILGRWYAERLNRPDLALPAFSNALSIDPANERAFDAMAEIYRISQSWPELVGVLSQRAESASNPVKARDFRAEAAVITAQKLHDIPEAERQLRWVLKQDPAHPVASAALRDLLKQRGDSEALTELLAKQAVVTQGPGKAELLNELAQSYEQRPGKTEEAAVHYAAAVEADHRNLTALQGLERCYTELGNFGPVADVIQAQLELAATPKQKAELLERLGSVAEQRLDDPQRAAAAFEQIVGIDPDHEVANSALARIYRRLQRLDDVAATLERHAQVTSDHQRKVSLLLEQANVLMADLGAPERAARVLERVLSLHDQHPEALEAMARLKAQSGDAEAALEAIDRLASGEGDPGKRAALRVRAARLLQEHGDKDRAIERYKAALADDAGTVEALHALRTLVAERGDHQGAIELIEHELGVTQQPAAQAQLFAELGQLYQNELEEDEKAGEAFIRALELDPNCMQAALGVGEIGYRRGDYALAAEQLAPLLEDDCGLKPGVQRDLCLLAADSFQRLGNLDKAQQAVQRAIQADPDNPEARERFAALLVETGDAAAAERAYRELLRRFERKLDVTQRVRLLLSAGDAALKNGNVRRAIDWFRMAAEIRPQSPDVLEALSRGYREARQWSELIDTLQLRAKLASASDRFQLLVDIGEVFSEHLGDRDAAATHYVAALELHSDDRNLLTRLMALYSDGQDWPRLIEVILRIAKMIDEPTQLAKYYNTAATIAQNELGRYQEAADYYEAALASDAGLTQAFAGLVECLSHNQDWERLEQTYLAQAQRLAQSAEASELAVLHDARGEVLESHLGRLEGAVAAYEEAQRLQPDNRKRNEHLTSIYTAEPARFFDKAIEAHHRTLSLNAYKIESYQALRRIYTGMKMADASWCLCQALRSLSMADIEEERFFKKYRTLRLPRIAQSVSEDMWNTLITHPQQEPLVTRIFSVVASCAVTGLGQAPAAFGVSEQKRADPENDSAAMTQMLAYVAATLQIPLPVLYHRPGDPGGVSFLLTAPPSIGMGEAARGGGPEQALAFVAARHLSFYHQGHVLRYVVPTGTGLRGWLIAAIKLHTPQFPVPANLTQKVNARLRLLQAQIMGPQRELLRSLTQRLLQEQPELDLRRWIAGVDLTADRVGLVLANDLKVSKAVIDASPEDGAAVPRKERVRQLLLYSVSPEYFRLRQELGISLG
- a CDS encoding response regulator, whose protein sequence is MSGRLNVLVVDDQESMLRCLRRSLSAKHRVQIAKGPEQALSLIRNSAIDVAIVDYEMPEPVGLDLLASIQALAPQARRVLMSGDESLRLSTLPAFVDGFLRKPFSNGDLLAALERRTV
- a CDS encoding helix-turn-helix transcriptional regulator; translation: MGTIYEEIGCRIAELRKRRDWTQEQLAEAAKLTTSYVARIEAGKRQARLESLANLSGALGVSVADVLRSAEGYTEAPASGVVEELGQIAATLPASDVELLIGIAKRLRQLRESLRRDRSKRRERSRGDQRRTR